One genomic window of Desulfobulbaceae bacterium includes the following:
- the clpP gene encoding ATP-dependent Clp endopeptidase proteolytic subunit ClpP — translation MSLIPMVVEQTPRGERAYDIYSRLLKERIIFLGTAVNDDVANIIIAQLLFLEAEDPDKDITFYINSPGGVVTAGMAIYDTMNYVKCDIATLCMGQAASMGAFLLAAGTNGKRYALPNSRILIHQPMGGYQGQATDIDIHAKEIIRMRSDLNKILATHTGQKTAKIERDTERDYFMSAVEAKKYGIIDKVLSRRKPFEEE, via the coding sequence ATGAGTTTGATCCCAATGGTTGTCGAGCAAACCCCTCGTGGCGAGCGTGCTTATGATATATATTCACGACTGCTTAAAGAGCGTATTATTTTTCTAGGAACGGCTGTTAACGACGATGTGGCTAACATTATTATTGCTCAGTTGTTGTTTTTAGAGGCTGAGGATCCGGATAAAGATATAACTTTTTATATAAACTCTCCGGGTGGGGTCGTGACAGCTGGTATGGCAATATACGACACCATGAATTATGTTAAATGTGACATTGCGACTCTTTGCATGGGGCAGGCTGCCAGTATGGGTGCTTTTTTGCTGGCCGCCGGTACAAATGGTAAGCGTTATGCCCTGCCTAACTCGAGGATTCTGATCCATCAGCCCATGGGAGGATATCAGGGGCAGGCAACTGATATCGATATTCACGCAAAAGAGATTATCCGGATGCGAAGCGATCTAAATAAAATTCTTGCAACACACACGGGCCAAAAAACTGCCAAAATAGAGCGCGATACCGAACGTGATTATTTTATGAGTGCAGTTGAGGCTAAAAAATATGGCATCATTGATAAGGTTCTGTCCCGACGAAAACCTTTTGAGGAGGAGTAA